A portion of the Celeribacter baekdonensis genome contains these proteins:
- a CDS encoding arginine/lysine/ornithine decarboxylase → MKFRFPIVIIDEDFRSENTSGLGIRALATAIESEGFEVLGVTSYGDLSQFAQQQSRASAFLLSIDDEEFSPGPDLDPAVLNLRNFIEEVRWKNADVPIYVYGETKTSRHLPNDILRELHGFIHAFEDTPEFVARHIIREAKQYLEGIQPPFFKALLDYAEDGSYSWHCPGHSGGVAFLKSPIGQMYHQFYGENMLRADVCNAVEELGQLLDHNGAIGASERNAARIFNADHCFFVTNGTSTSNKMVWHHTVAPGDVVVVDRNCHKSILHSIIMTGAIPVFLKPTRNHYGIIGPIPQSEFEPEAIKAKIRANPLLAGVDADAVKPRIMTLTQSTYDGVLYNTETIKDLLDGYVENLHFDEAWLPHAAFHPFYSTYHAMGRKRDRNQHSVTYATQSIHKLLAGISQASQVLVQDSRDTKLDRHLFNEAYLMHTSTSPQYSIIASCDVAAAMMEPPGGTALVEESIMEALDFRRAMRKVDDEFGEGEWWFEVWGPEKLEDEGMAATKDWVLKKTDADGVQPSDGEDAWHGFGDMAPGFNMLDPIKATLITPGLNLDGRFEDTGIPASIVSKYLAEHGVVVEKTGLYSFFILFTIGITKGRWNTLLAALQQFKDDYDRNQPLWRTMPEFCAKHPRYEQMGLRDLCQHVHALYAKYDVAILSTDIYLSDHTPAMTPSDAFAHIAQRTTQRVPIDDLEGRITTSLVTPYPPGIPLLVPGEVFNKKIVDYLKFNREFARECPGFETDIHGLVHEIGPDGVSHYFADCVAQ, encoded by the coding sequence ATGAAATTTAGATTCCCCATCGTTATCATTGATGAGGACTTTCGATCCGAAAACACCTCTGGCCTTGGCATTCGCGCCTTGGCGACCGCGATTGAAAGCGAGGGATTTGAGGTCTTAGGCGTCACCAGCTATGGCGATCTGTCACAATTTGCCCAACAACAATCGCGCGCCAGTGCGTTTCTTTTGTCGATTGACGACGAAGAGTTCAGCCCCGGCCCCGACCTTGATCCGGCGGTGTTGAACCTGCGCAATTTCATTGAGGAAGTGCGGTGGAAAAACGCCGATGTGCCGATTTACGTCTACGGCGAGACCAAAACCTCGCGCCACTTGCCCAACGACATTCTGCGCGAATTGCACGGGTTCATTCACGCCTTTGAAGACACGCCGGAATTTGTTGCCCGCCACATCATCCGTGAGGCGAAACAATATCTCGAAGGCATCCAGCCGCCGTTTTTCAAAGCCCTGTTGGACTATGCCGAGGATGGCTCTTACTCATGGCATTGCCCCGGCCATTCCGGCGGCGTGGCGTTTTTGAAATCCCCGATCGGCCAGATGTATCACCAGTTTTACGGCGAAAACATGCTGCGCGCCGATGTGTGCAACGCGGTTGAGGAGTTGGGACAGCTTTTAGATCACAACGGGGCGATTGGTGCCTCTGAACGCAACGCCGCGCGGATTTTCAACGCCGATCATTGCTTTTTCGTCACCAACGGCACCTCGACCTCGAATAAAATGGTCTGGCATCACACCGTGGCCCCCGGCGATGTGGTGGTGGTGGATCGCAACTGCCACAAATCCATCCTGCATTCGATCATCATGACCGGTGCCATTCCGGTGTTTTTGAAACCCACGCGCAACCACTACGGCATCATCGGCCCGATCCCGCAATCCGAATTCGAACCCGAGGCGATCAAGGCCAAAATCCGCGCCAACCCGTTGCTTGCGGGCGTCGATGCCGATGCGGTCAAACCGCGGATCATGACGCTGACCCAGTCGACCTATGATGGCGTGTTGTACAATACCGAGACCATAAAAGACCTGCTCGATGGCTATGTCGAGAACCTGCATTTCGATGAGGCCTGGCTGCCGCACGCCGCCTTTCACCCGTTCTACAGCACCTATCACGCGATGGGCCGCAAACGCGACCGCAACCAGCATTCCGTGACCTATGCCACGCAATCCATTCACAAATTGCTGGCGGGTATTTCGCAGGCCAGTCAGGTTTTGGTGCAGGACTCGCGTGATACCAAACTGGATCGGCACCTGTTTAACGAAGCCTATTTGATGCACACTTCGACCAGCCCGCAATATTCGATCATCGCGTCCTGCGATGTGGCGGCGGCAATGATGGAACCTCCGGGCGGCACCGCTTTGGTAGAAGAAAGCATCATGGAAGCGCTCGATTTCCGCCGTGCCATGCGCAAGGTGGATGATGAATTCGGCGAAGGCGAATGGTGGTTTGAGGTCTGGGGCCCGGAAAAGCTTGAGGACGAAGGCATGGCCGCGACGAAAGACTGGGTGCTCAAGAAAACCGATGCGGATGGCGTCCAGCCCTCTGACGGCGAAGATGCATGGCACGGCTTTGGCGACATGGCGCCGGGGTTCAACATGCTCGACCCGATCAAAGCCACATTGATCACCCCCGGCCTGAATTTGGACGGACGGTTTGAGGACACCGGGATTCCGGCCTCTATCGTGTCCAAATACTTGGCCGAACATGGGGTGGTTGTTGAGAAAACCGGGCTTTACAGCTTTTTCATCCTGTTCACCATCGGCATCACCAAAGGCCGCTGGAACACCCTGCTTGCAGCGTTGCAACAGTTCAAAGACGACTACGACCGCAACCAACCGCTGTGGCGAACCATGCCGGAATTTTGTGCCAAACATCCGCGCTATGAACAAATGGGGCTGCGCGATCTGTGTCAGCACGTTCATGCGCTGTACGCCAAATATGACGTAGCGATCCTGTCAACCGACATCTATCTGAGCGACCACACCCCGGCGATGACGCCTTCGGATGCCTTCGCCCATATCGCCCAACGCACCACGCAGCGGGTGCCGATTGACGATCTCGAAGGCCGCATCACCACCAGTTTGGTCACGCCCTACCCGCCGGGTATTCCGCTTTTGGTTCCGGGCGAAGTGTTCAACAAAAAGATCGTCGATTACCTGAAATTTAACCGCGAATTCGCGCGCGAATGTCCGGGGTTTGAAACCGACATTCATGGCTTGGTGCATGAGATCGGCCCCGATGGCGTGTCGCATTACTTTGCCGATTGCGTGGCGCAGTAG
- a CDS encoding 3-deoxy-D-manno-octulosonic acid transferase, producing the protein MLIYRLLLSVLSPIFALLMLRQVLRGRERLSDLAERFGAGLTAHPVSCAPKLWVHGASNGELTGARALIEEALRRSPDLEILVTTNTVTARKMVRGWALPRVSVRLAPFDLRPVLRRFITATTPAALVSIENEIWPNRFALLAQNAIPVIVAGARMSDRSAQRWEKMAPIFGGIIRPTIAAITRLAAQDTASEQRLLQLGLPPAALLPKMNLKSTVDIDIAPLKNADPIAAQFDRATTILAASTHPGEERTVLEAFHHLRQTHPQARLILAPRHPARADSIATELSRTGFTYVRRSKGDALGDASVYLADSLGEMPLWYGLSGISFIGGSLVNLGGHTPFEPAQCGTAILHGPSVSNHLTAYRALDAAGAAIEITDAASLAEAMRSLMNEPARATAMAEAAHAALAPLRGAAAQQEAFWATLADVPKLKALS; encoded by the coding sequence TTGCTAATCTATCGCCTTCTTCTGAGTGTGCTCAGCCCGATTTTCGCACTTTTGATGCTGCGCCAAGTGCTGCGTGGCCGCGAACGCCTGTCGGATTTGGCGGAGCGCTTTGGGGCCGGACTGACCGCGCATCCTGTTTCTTGTGCACCAAAACTATGGGTCCACGGGGCTTCGAATGGCGAACTCACCGGCGCGCGCGCCCTGATCGAAGAGGCCCTGCGCCGCAGCCCCGACCTTGAGATTTTGGTCACGACCAACACGGTCACAGCACGTAAAATGGTCCGGGGCTGGGCTTTGCCGCGCGTCAGCGTGCGGCTCGCCCCTTTCGATCTGCGCCCGGTGTTGCGCCGCTTTATCACCGCCACGACGCCCGCAGCCCTTGTGTCGATCGAAAACGAAATTTGGCCCAATCGCTTTGCCCTTTTGGCGCAAAACGCCATCCCGGTGATTGTTGCGGGCGCGCGGATGTCGGACCGCTCGGCCCAGCGCTGGGAAAAAATGGCACCTATTTTTGGCGGCATCATCCGCCCTACCATCGCCGCCATCACCCGCCTTGCCGCCCAAGACACCGCCTCAGAACAGCGGCTGTTGCAACTGGGCCTGCCGCCCGCCGCCCTTTTGCCGAAAATGAACCTCAAAAGCACCGTCGACATTGACATCGCGCCGCTGAAAAACGCCGACCCCATCGCGGCGCAGTTTGACCGCGCCACCACGATTTTGGCTGCCTCGACCCATCCGGGCGAAGAGCGCACCGTGCTTGAGGCCTTTCATCACCTGCGCCAAACCCACCCGCAGGCGCGGCTGATTTTAGCGCCGCGTCATCCGGCCCGCGCTGACAGTATCGCAACCGAATTGAGCCGCACCGGGTTTACCTATGTCCGCCGGTCCAAAGGCGATGCCCTTGGCGATGCATCGGTCTATCTGGCGGATAGTTTGGGCGAAATGCCGCTGTGGTACGGGCTCTCTGGCATCAGTTTCATCGGCGGATCTTTGGTCAATCTCGGCGGTCACACCCCGTTTGAACCGGCACAATGCGGCACTGCCATCCTGCATGGCCCCTCTGTCTCAAACCACCTGACCGCCTACCGCGCATTGGATGCGGCGGGGGCTGCAATTGAAATCACCGATGCGGCCTCTTTGGCCGAGGCCATGCGGAGCTTGATGAATGAGCCGGCCCGCGCCACAGCCATGGCAGAGGCCGCCCATGCCGCGCTTGCACCGTTGCGTGGGGCCGCAGCACAACAAGAGGCATTTTGGGCCACTTTGGCCGATGTGCCCAAATTAAAAGCATTGTCATAA
- a CDS encoding NUDIX hydrolase: protein MIRARQHPVKLGRSTKDSVRTQFGALVWRYRKDKLQVLLIKSRRRKRWIIPKGWPMDGQTPVQAAATEAWEEAGIKGRPAPICIGLYSYLKYPRDGQPPMPCVVAVFPLKARWVFDKYPEADQRKRKWVTLKKAVGMVDDPELAQIIRHFDPRHYRL, encoded by the coding sequence ATGATCAGAGCCAGACAGCATCCGGTCAAACTCGGGCGCAGTACCAAAGACAGCGTGCGCACCCAGTTTGGGGCGTTGGTGTGGCGCTATCGCAAAGACAAACTTCAGGTTCTGTTGATCAAATCGCGCCGTCGCAAGCGCTGGATCATCCCCAAAGGCTGGCCGATGGATGGCCAAACCCCCGTGCAAGCCGCCGCCACCGAAGCTTGGGAAGAGGCGGGCATCAAAGGTCGCCCTGCGCCGATCTGCATTGGCCTCTATTCCTACCTGAAATACCCGCGCGATGGTCAACCGCCGATGCCCTGTGTCGTTGCCGTCTTTCCGCTCAAAGCGCGCTGGGTGTTTGACAAATATCCCGAAGCCGATCAGCGCAAGCGCAAATGGGTGACCCTCAAAAAGGCTGTGGGGATGGTTGATGACCCGGAACTGGCCCAAATCATTCGCCATTTCGATCCGCGTCACTATCGCCTCTGA
- a CDS encoding DUF1178 family protein, producing MIRYMLKCDQDHQFESWFRSADAFDTLCTQAQVSCPLCGSQKVTKAMMAPTVSTTRATGTAPSEPPATAPVQPTPQAAPLAPDQPTPEQIERAMAKLRAEVEQNSDYVGVEFADEARKIHTGDAPARAIYGEANFEEAKALLEDGVPVLPLPFLPKRKMN from the coding sequence ATGATCCGATACATGCTTAAATGCGACCAAGACCATCAGTTCGAAAGTTGGTTTCGTTCGGCTGACGCCTTTGACACGCTCTGCACGCAGGCGCAGGTGAGCTGTCCGCTTTGTGGCTCGCAGAAGGTCACAAAGGCAATGATGGCCCCAACGGTGAGCACGACGCGTGCCACAGGAACCGCCCCCTCTGAACCGCCCGCAACCGCCCCGGTCCAACCGACACCACAGGCCGCCCCCCTCGCGCCGGATCAACCAACACCTGAGCAAATCGAACGTGCCATGGCGAAACTGCGCGCTGAAGTGGAGCAAAACTCCGATTACGTTGGTGTCGAATTTGCCGATGAGGCCCGTAAAATTCATACCGGCGACGCCCCGGCCCGCGCGATTTACGGCGAGGCAAACTTTGAAGAGGCCAAAGCGTTGCTCGAAGATGGCGTCCCGGTTCTGCCCCTGCCTTTCCTGCCCAAACGCAAGATGAACTGA
- a CDS encoding SDR family NAD(P)-dependent oxidoreductase, which yields MTPNAPTALITGASRGIGAAMARELTARGYEVIGTSTKGGNGLLPLDLLDPHAPAALAKTLSGRSLDLLVCNAGLYLDKGQSLANGYPSEMWATEFAVNVTGVFLTVQALLPALKRGGDTGGKIAILSSQMASHNRAPGGSYIYRATKAAALNLGRNLATDLRSERIAVGIYHPGWVQTDMGGTSAEITPEHSAKGLSDRFAALSLATTGCFETWDGHPHAY from the coding sequence ATGACACCCAACGCCCCAACCGCTCTGATCACCGGTGCCTCGCGTGGCATCGGTGCCGCCATGGCGCGCGAGCTGACGGCACGTGGCTATGAGGTCATCGGCACCTCCACCAAGGGCGGCAATGGATTGCTCCCGCTCGACCTGTTGGACCCACATGCTCCGGCTGCCTTGGCAAAGACCCTGTCGGGCCGCTCCCTCGACCTCTTGGTCTGCAACGCCGGGCTGTATTTGGACAAAGGTCAGTCGCTTGCCAACGGCTACCCAAGCGAGATGTGGGCGACAGAATTTGCCGTCAATGTCACCGGCGTGTTTTTGACGGTTCAGGCGCTGCTGCCCGCTTTAAAGCGCGGCGGCGACACCGGCGGCAAGATCGCCATCCTCTCCTCGCAAATGGCCTCACACAACCGTGCGCCCGGCGGTTCGTATATCTACCGCGCCACCAAAGCCGCGGCGTTGAACCTTGGACGCAACCTGGCCACCGATCTCAGATCTGAGCGCATCGCGGTCGGCATTTATCACCCCGGCTGGGTCCAAACCGATATGGGCGGCACGAGCGCCGAAATCACGCCAGAACACTCCGCCAAAGGCCTCTCGGATCGGTTTGCGGCGCTGTCGCTTGCAACCACGGGCTGTTTTGAGACTTGGGACGGGCACCCCCACGCCTATTGA
- a CDS encoding aspartate kinase — protein MPILVMKFGGTSVATLDRIRRAAKRVGREVANGYDVIVIVSAMSGETNKLVGFVNETSPMYDAREYDAIVSSGENVTAGLMALTLQEMDVPARSWQGWQVPLKTNSAHGAARIEEIPTDNIMAKFGEGMKVAVVAGFQGISHEGRITTLGRGGSDTTAVAFAAAFEADRCDIYTDVDGVYTTDPRIESKARKLEKIAFEEMLELASLGAKVLQTRSVELAMRFNVKLRVLSSFEEYDPNAGTLICAEEDIVENKPVAGVAASREEAKMTLVSVADRPGIAAAIFGPLAESGVNVDMIIQNISEEGRTDMTFSCPVDQVNRAKAALDAAKERGDFNFEELISDTSVAKISLVGIGMRSQSGVAAKMFKVLSDEGVNIKVIATSEIKISVLIDRKYTELAVQALHDAFELDKA, from the coding sequence ATGCCAATTCTCGTGATGAAATTCGGCGGAACATCCGTCGCCACGCTTGACCGCATCCGCCGCGCCGCAAAGCGCGTGGGGCGTGAGGTTGCCAATGGCTATGACGTGATCGTCATCGTCTCGGCCATGTCGGGTGAAACCAACAAACTCGTCGGTTTCGTCAATGAAACCTCGCCGATGTATGACGCGCGTGAATATGATGCGATTGTTTCGTCGGGCGAGAACGTGACGGCGGGCCTGATGGCGTTGACGTTGCAAGAAATGGACGTGCCTGCGCGCTCTTGGCAGGGCTGGCAAGTGCCGCTCAAAACCAATTCCGCCCATGGCGCGGCGCGGATCGAAGAGATCCCGACCGACAATATCATGGCCAAATTCGGCGAAGGCATGAAAGTGGCCGTCGTGGCCGGGTTCCAAGGCATTTCGCATGAAGGCCGGATCACCACGCTGGGTCGGGGTGGCTCTGACACCACCGCCGTCGCCTTTGCCGCCGCTTTTGAGGCGGATCGTTGCGACATCTACACCGATGTGGACGGTGTCTATACCACCGACCCCCGGATCGAGAGCAAAGCCCGCAAGCTCGAGAAAATCGCCTTTGAAGAGATGCTTGAACTGGCCTCTCTGGGTGCGAAAGTATTGCAAACTCGCTCTGTCGAATTGGCGATGCGGTTTAACGTCAAACTGCGTGTGCTGTCCTCATTCGAGGAATATGACCCCAATGCTGGCACGTTGATCTGTGCCGAGGAGGATATCGTGGAAAACAAACCTGTGGCCGGCGTCGCCGCCTCCCGCGAAGAAGCCAAAATGACCCTCGTATCGGTTGCCGACCGTCCGGGCATCGCCGCCGCCATTTTCGGGCCTTTGGCCGAAAGCGGTGTCAATGTCGATATGATCATCCAAAACATTTCCGAAGAGGGTCGCACCGATATGACCTTCTCCTGCCCGGTGGATCAGGTGAACCGCGCCAAAGCTGCGCTGGACGCCGCCAAAGAGCGCGGGGATTTCAATTTCGAAGAGCTGATTTCCGACACCAGCGTGGCGAAAATCTCTCTCGTTGGCATCGGCATGCGCTCGCAATCGGGTGTGGCCGCCAAGATGTTCAAAGTGCTCTCGGACGAAGGCGTCAACATCAAAGTCATCGCCACCTCAGAGATCAAAATCTCCGTTCTGATCGACCGCAAATACACCGAATTGGCAGTTCAAGCGCTGCATGACGCGTTCGAGCTCGACAAAGCCTAA
- a CDS encoding DUF4260 domain-containing protein: MMIWQRIEGGLVFLTGVGFVLVMGTPMSWWITVLAFFAPDLSFAAYAFGPRFGALAYNLWHLYGTGLGLAFLGLSLNMPLLLSLGLLWLAHAGCDRLLGYGLKSPDGFDITHLGRIGKNRS, from the coding sequence ATGATGATCTGGCAACGCATCGAAGGGGGCTTGGTGTTTCTAACCGGGGTGGGGTTTGTCCTGGTGATGGGCACACCGATGTCTTGGTGGATCACCGTTCTCGCCTTCTTCGCCCCGGACCTGTCGTTCGCCGCCTATGCGTTTGGACCACGCTTCGGCGCACTGGCGTATAATCTTTGGCATCTCTACGGCACCGGCTTGGGTCTCGCATTCCTTGGCCTGAGCCTCAACATGCCGCTCCTGCTCTCATTGGGTCTGCTTTGGCTCGCCCATGCCGGATGTGATCGCCTGCTGGGATATGGCCTAAAATCCCCTGACGGGTTTGACATCACCCACCTGGGTCGGATCGGCAAAAACCGCAGCTAA
- the ptsP gene encoding phosphoenolpyruvate--protein phosphotransferase has translation MPQHLESESRKLLGRLRDTLAESSAGQTRLDRITHLIADSMYTEVCSIYLFRDSDTLELCATEGLKAEAVHKTRMRVGEGLVGRVARTRRIVNTADAPSERGFRYMPETGEEIYSSFLGLPIQRLGEILGVLVVQSKEAREFSGDEIYALEVVAMVLAEMTELGAFISEEGGMAALHQHPAMFKGATGQEGVAEGNVYLHEPRVVVTNPVADDPEAEKVRLKAAIDTLRLSVDGMLATVEPAEKDQREVLEAYRMFANSRGWMRRMEEDIDRGLSAEAAVEKEQSTARGRLATAPDPYMRERLHDLDDLSNRLLRILTGQGSETGAEMPENPILVARNIGPGELLDYGKKLKGIVLEQGSVGSHAAVVARAWAIPLVIHAEGITTEALNGNAILVDGDQGIAHLRPDDTVSVAFRDKIAMQAEAQKRYAGLVGLPAETACGKTIAMHMNAGLMADLPSLATSGAEGVGLFRTELQFLIRNKVPRRGELATIYAQVIDAARGKPVVFRTLDIGSDKVLPYMKPQDEPNPAMGWRAIRVGLDKRGVMRMQLQALTRAAAGRPLTVMFPFVAQFEEFRDARSILMEVLESEAKLGHVPPSAIKVGAMLETPSLAFAPDRFFEETDFISIGGNDLKQFFFAADRENERVRRRYDTLNYSFLSFIRQIVARCDRFGTPVSFCGEDAGRPLEAIALTAMGVRTLSMRPASIGPVKSVLRRLDLNEVTAVIDDAAARGAQSVRADMIAYLATRGIIA, from the coding sequence ATGCCCCAACATCTGGAATCTGAAAGCCGGAAATTGCTTGGTCGGCTGCGCGACACGCTGGCCGAAAGCAGTGCCGGCCAAACCCGCTTGGATCGCATCACCCATCTGATCGCCGACAGCATGTATACCGAAGTCTGTTCGATCTACCTGTTTCGCGATTCCGATACGCTTGAACTCTGTGCCACCGAAGGCCTCAAGGCCGAAGCCGTTCACAAAACCCGGATGCGTGTCGGCGAGGGGCTTGTCGGTCGTGTCGCCCGCACCCGCCGTATCGTCAACACCGCCGATGCCCCCTCTGAGCGCGGGTTTCGTTACATGCCCGAAACCGGCGAGGAAATTTATTCCTCTTTCCTGGGTCTACCGATCCAACGTCTGGGCGAAATCTTAGGCGTGTTGGTGGTTCAGTCGAAGGAAGCGCGCGAGTTTTCCGGCGATGAAATCTATGCGCTCGAAGTGGTCGCCATGGTTTTGGCCGAGATGACCGAACTCGGCGCCTTCATTTCCGAAGAGGGCGGCATGGCCGCGCTGCACCAACACCCGGCGATGTTCAAAGGCGCGACAGGCCAAGAGGGCGTGGCCGAGGGCAATGTTTATCTGCACGAACCGCGCGTCGTTGTGACCAACCCGGTGGCCGACGACCCCGAGGCCGAAAAAGTCCGTCTCAAAGCCGCGATCGACACGCTGCGCCTCTCTGTGGACGGGATGCTCGCCACCGTAGAACCGGCGGAAAAGGACCAGCGCGAGGTGCTTGAGGCCTACCGGATGTTCGCCAATTCGCGCGGCTGGATGCGCCGGATGGAAGAGGACATTGACCGTGGCCTCTCCGCCGAAGCCGCTGTTGAAAAAGAACAATCCACCGCCCGCGGTCGTTTGGCCACAGCCCCCGATCCCTATATGCGCGAACGGTTGCACGATCTGGACGATCTGTCCAACCGGCTGTTGCGCATCCTGACTGGACAGGGATCAGAGACCGGGGCGGAAATGCCCGAAAATCCGATCCTCGTCGCCCGCAACATCGGTCCGGGCGAGCTGTTGGATTACGGCAAAAAGCTCAAAGGCATCGTGTTGGAACAAGGCTCCGTTGGCTCCCATGCCGCCGTGGTCGCGCGCGCTTGGGCGATCCCTTTGGTGATCCATGCCGAAGGGATCACCACCGAGGCGTTGAATGGCAATGCGATCCTGGTCGATGGCGATCAAGGCATTGCGCATCTGCGACCCGACGACACCGTAAGTGTTGCCTTTCGCGACAAAATCGCAATGCAGGCCGAAGCACAAAAACGCTATGCCGGTCTTGTCGGTCTGCCTGCTGAAACCGCCTGTGGCAAAACCATCGCCATGCATATGAACGCGGGGCTGATGGCCGATCTGCCGTCGCTTGCCACCTCCGGGGCCGAAGGCGTGGGGCTGTTTCGCACCGAATTGCAATTTCTGATCCGCAACAAAGTCCCGCGCCGAGGCGAGTTGGCAACGATCTATGCACAAGTCATAGATGCCGCACGCGGCAAGCCCGTCGTGTTTCGCACCCTCGACATCGGCTCCGATAAGGTGCTGCCCTATATGAAGCCGCAGGACGAACCGAACCCGGCGATGGGATGGCGTGCGATCCGGGTGGGCTTGGACAAACGCGGCGTCATGCGGATGCAGCTTCAGGCCCTGACACGCGCCGCAGCGGGCCGCCCGTTGACGGTGATGTTTCCCTTTGTCGCTCAATTCGAAGAATTCCGCGATGCCCGCTCGATCTTGATGGAAGTCCTTGAAAGCGAGGCGAAGCTCGGTCACGTCCCGCCGTCTGCCATCAAGGTCGGCGCGATGTTGGAAACCCCATCCTTGGCCTTCGCCCCGGATCGGTTTTTCGAGGAAACCGACTTTATTTCCATCGGCGGCAATGACCTGAAACAGTTCTTTTTCGCCGCAGATCGTGAAAACGAACGGGTGCGTCGCCGCTATGATACGCTGAATTATTCCTTCCTCAGCTTCATCCGCCAAATCGTTGCCCGCTGTGATCGCTTTGGGACGCCCGTGTCCTTTTGCGGCGAAGATGCAGGCCGCCCGCTTGAGGCCATTGCACTGACCGCCATGGGCGTGCGCACCCTCTCGATGCGCCCGGCCTCAATCGGTCCGGTCAAATCGGTGTTGCGTCGGTTGGACTTGAATGAAGTGACCGCCGTGATCGACGACGCCGCCGCCAGAGGCGCACAATCGGTCCGCGCCGACATGATCGCCTACCTCGCGACACGCGGAATTATTGCCTAG